One window of the Lactobacillus sp. PV034 genome contains the following:
- a CDS encoding bifunctional 5,10-methylenetetrahydrofolate dehydrogenase/5,10-methenyltetrahydrofolate cyclohydrolase — protein sequence MTTILDGKNVANQLTTKLQEKVKELNLKNIIPTLYVIEVGEDPASRIYLKAKENLAKRIGIKEVTLKFSENISQKELIDKIIELNRDPKVNGIMVQLPLPKHIDTEKIVATIAPEKDADGFHPYNQGRMWQSKTQIIPATVRGILALLDYYQLDVSGKDAVIIGRSLIVGKPLASQFLRRDATVTIAHSKTKNLADLTNRADIVVSDVGQAHLLKRDMIKENAVLIDVGMNRKNGHLMGDIDYQECFDKASAITPVPGGVGPLTVVSLMQQVLILAENQING from the coding sequence TTGACTACAATATTAGATGGTAAAAATGTAGCCAATCAATTAACTACAAAGTTACAGGAGAAAGTAAAAGAACTTAATCTTAAAAATATTATTCCGACTTTGTACGTAATAGAAGTTGGAGAAGATCCAGCAAGTAGAATATATTTAAAGGCAAAAGAAAATTTAGCTAAAAGGATTGGAATTAAAGAAGTTACTCTTAAATTTTCTGAAAATATTAGTCAAAAAGAGTTAATTGATAAAATTATTGAGCTGAACCGTGATCCAAAAGTAAATGGAATTATGGTACAGTTACCTTTGCCTAAGCACATTGATACTGAAAAAATAGTTGCCACAATCGCTCCTGAAAAAGATGCTGATGGTTTTCATCCTTACAATCAGGGAAGAATGTGGCAGAGCAAAACTCAGATTATTCCAGCAACTGTGAGAGGAATTCTAGCACTTTTAGATTATTATCAGCTAGATGTAAGTGGCAAAGATGCTGTAATTATCGGGCGAAGCTTGATTGTGGGAAAGCCTCTAGCTAGTCAATTCTTAAGGCGAGATGCGACGGTTACTATCGCTCATTCTAAAACAAAGAATCTAGCTGATTTAACTAATAGAGCAGATATAGTAGTTTCAGATGTTGGACAAGCTCATTTACTAAAACGGGACATGATTAAGGAAAATGCGGTTTTAATTGATGTAGGGATGAATCGTAAAAATGGTCATCTTATGGGAGATATTGATTATCAAGAGTGTTTCGATAAAGCAAGTGCAATTACTCCGGTGCCAGGAGGAGTTGGTCCCTTAACAGTAGTTAGTTTAATGCAACAAGTTCTTATATTAGCGGAGAACCAAATAAATGGTTGA
- the xseA gene encoding exodeoxyribonuclease VII large subunit — protein sequence MVDSSNYLKVSDLNYYISQKFKNDPYLHKVFLQGELSNFRFRMNSHQYFSLKDEKSKINVVMFKSYFDKLKFKPEEGMKVYVSGYVGVYGPQGSYQFYAQTMEPAGLGALYEQLRQLQEKLAKEGLFNQEHKKPLPAFPDRIAVVTSASGAVIHDIMVTANRRFPHAEIDLFPAKVQGDDAADSIVRSLRQIAENSDKYDAVIIGRGGGSLEDLWPFNEEEVVRKIYEMQMPVISSVGHETDTTLADLVADARAATPTAAAEYATPNLVEVVMQINQLRNRLFASIQSIIRNKREQVRNLENSPVLRDPSRIYDEPLQKVDLLRQRLFQVEKNILAQKKANFKLVSQKLMGINPQKQLVQLEQKQKYLTSNLNRVMLNYLKNERNRFAGLEQKLDDNSPLKTISRGFVYTANEEGQTITSVNELKVDQALQLQFKDGKAKAKVTEIRRNENARKEK from the coding sequence ATGGTTGATAGTTCAAATTATTTAAAAGTTAGTGATTTAAATTATTATATTTCACAAAAATTTAAAAATGATCCTTATCTACATAAAGTATTTTTGCAGGGAGAACTTTCTAACTTCCGTTTTCGCATGAATTCCCATCAATACTTTTCTTTGAAAGATGAAAAATCAAAAATAAATGTAGTGATGTTTAAATCGTACTTTGACAAGTTAAAATTTAAGCCGGAAGAGGGAATGAAGGTCTACGTAAGTGGTTATGTAGGCGTCTACGGACCACAAGGATCTTATCAATTTTATGCTCAAACTATGGAGCCAGCAGGATTGGGTGCATTATATGAACAATTACGTCAATTACAAGAAAAGCTGGCTAAAGAAGGCCTCTTTAATCAAGAGCATAAAAAGCCTCTTCCTGCATTCCCGGATCGTATTGCAGTAGTAACAAGTGCATCAGGTGCAGTTATCCATGATATTATGGTTACAGCTAATCGGCGTTTCCCCCATGCTGAAATTGATCTCTTTCCAGCTAAAGTACAGGGGGACGATGCAGCGGATTCAATTGTGAGGTCTTTGCGTCAAATCGCTGAAAATAGTGATAAATATGATGCAGTAATCATTGGACGTGGAGGAGGATCACTAGAAGATTTGTGGCCATTCAATGAAGAAGAAGTTGTGCGTAAAATCTATGAAATGCAAATGCCAGTAATTTCTTCAGTTGGTCATGAGACGGATACGACTTTAGCTGACTTAGTTGCTGATGCACGGGCAGCGACACCAACAGCAGCTGCTGAATATGCAACTCCCAATTTAGTAGAAGTGGTTATGCAAATTAATCAATTACGTAATCGACTTTTTGCTTCAATTCAATCAATTATTCGAAATAAGCGTGAACAGGTAAGAAATCTAGAGAATTCTCCTGTTTTACGTGATCCAAGTAGAATATATGATGAACCACTGCAAAAGGTTGATTTGCTAAGACAAAGACTTTTCCAAGTAGAAAAAAATATTCTTGCCCAAAAGAAAGCTAATTTTAAGTTAGTAAGCCAAAAATTAATGGGAATCAATCCTCAAAAACAGTTGGTACAACTTGAACAAAAACAAAAATATCTTACTAGCAATTTAAATCGAGTTATGCTTAATTATTTAAAAAATGAACGTAATCGTTTTGCAGGTCTTGAGCAAAAGCTAGATGATAATAGTCCACTTAAAACAATTAGTCGTGGTTTTGTTTATACTGCTAATGAAGAAGGTCAAACAATTACTTCAGTTAACGAATTAAAAGTAGATCAAGCTTTACAATTACAATTTAAAGATGGAAAAGCTAAAGCTAAAGTAACTGAAATTAGGAGAAATGAAAATGCCAGAAAAGAAAAATAA
- a CDS encoding exodeoxyribonuclease VII small subunit: protein MPEKKNNFEEQLNELQQIVNKLESGNVPLEDALSEFQAGVKLSRDLEKKLTAAEQTVAKLIDEDGNEKDLNPEDAAAPEE from the coding sequence ATGCCAGAAAAGAAAAATAACTTTGAAGAACAATTAAATGAATTACAACAAATTGTTAATAAATTAGAATCAGGAAATGTTCCACTTGAAGATGCATTAAGTGAATTTCAAGCTGGAGTAAAGTTAAGTCGAGATTTAGAAAAGAAATTAACTGCAGCTGAACAAACAGTAGCTAAGCTAATTGACGAAGACGGCAATGAAAAAGATCTTAATCCAGAAGATGCAGCAGCACCGGAGGAATAA